The following are encoded together in the Arcobacter aquimarinus genome:
- a CDS encoding YiiD C-terminal domain-containing protein, whose translation MIKELEKKLHNEIPLTKFMEIKITDYNNNYLISQAPLSVNINDKGTAFGGSLATMNIISSWGLCWIIQKELGFNSNNIVIIKNEHSYKKPVTKDIVCFTKKPSLEEIDKLKNKLLLKKSASIKIESKIIEDGEICVDFTGYYVIKI comes from the coding sequence ATGATTAAAGAATTAGAAAAAAAATTACATAATGAAATACCACTAACCAAATTTATGGAGATAAAAATAACAGATTATAATAATAACTACTTAATCTCACAAGCTCCACTTAGTGTAAATATAAATGATAAAGGTACAGCTTTTGGTGGAAGTTTAGCAACAATGAATATTATTTCTTCTTGGGGTTTGTGTTGGATTATTCAAAAAGAGTTAGGTTTTAATAGTAACAATATAGTTATAATAAAAAATGAACATTCTTATAAAAAACCTGTTACAAAAGATATTGTTTGTTTTACTAAAAAACCCTCTTTAGAAGAGATAGATAAATTAAAAAACAAACTTTTATTAAAAAAAAGTGCCTCAATAAAAATTGAATCAAAAATCATAGAAGATGGTGAAATATGTGTAGATTTTACTGGTTATTATGTGATTAAAATATAA
- a CDS encoding bifunctional aconitate hydratase 2/2-methylisocitrate dehydratase has translation MSLLANYKAHTEERLSQGGLPPLALTAEQTAELVELLKANPVAEAEYCLELFKNKINPGVDDAAYVKAAFLNDVVQGNVACSVISKTEAIEILGTMMGGYNVPPLVEALKIDEVASAAAEQLKNTILVYNSFNDVKELMDAGNAKAKEVIESWANAEWFTNKPALEEEITLTVYKIPGETNTDDLSPATVAFTRADIPLHATAMLQSRMEKPLEMMASLKEKGHPLAYVGDVVGTGSSRKSGINSVQWHMGRDIPGVPNKRTGGVVIGSIIAPIFFNTAEDSGCLPIQANVDSLETGDVIVLKPYAGVIEKNGSVVSEFKLAPNTLTDEMRAGGRIPLIIGKGLTAKAREALKLGASDMFIAPEQPADNGKGFTQAQKMVGKACGVEGIKPGMYVEPIATTVGSQDTTGPMTRDEIKELAALSFGADMVMQSFCHTAAYPKPADIKLRHTLPDFINSRGGVTLKPGDGVIHSWLNRLCLPDTVGTGGDSHTRFPIGISFPAGSGLIAFAGVTGMMPLTMPESVLVKFTGNMQPGITLRDLVNAIPYYAIKQGLLTVPKKNKKNIFAGTIIEIQGLPDLKVEQAFELSDASAERSAAACSVQLNKEPIIEYLSSNIALIEKMIEEGYEDAKTLQRRADKMKEWIANPELLEPDADAEYLATIEINLDEIKEPILACPNDPDDVATLSEILADDNRPKNIDEVFVGSCMTNIGLFRALGEVLKGEGVAKAKLWVAPPTKMDEAQLTEEGYYAAFAAAGARIEIPGCSLCMGNQAQVGEGSTVFSTSTRNFDNRLGKNSKVYLGSAEVAAVAALLGRLPSVEEYMNIVAQKINETNKDGVYKYLNFHQVSSEHLTTLVTSR, from the coding sequence ATGAGTTTATTAGCTAATTATAAAGCACATACAGAAGAAAGACTTAGTCAAGGTGGATTACCGCCATTAGCTTTAACTGCTGAGCAAACTGCTGAGTTAGTAGAGTTATTAAAAGCTAATCCTGTTGCTGAAGCTGAATATTGTTTAGAATTATTTAAAAATAAAATTAACCCAGGTGTTGATGATGCTGCTTATGTTAAAGCTGCATTTTTAAATGACGTTGTTCAAGGAAATGTTGCATGTTCAGTAATTTCTAAAACTGAAGCAATCGAGATTTTAGGAACAATGATGGGTGGATATAACGTACCACCATTAGTTGAAGCTTTAAAAATTGATGAAGTAGCAAGTGCAGCTGCTGAGCAATTAAAAAACACAATCTTAGTTTATAATTCATTTAACGATGTTAAAGAATTAATGGATGCTGGAAATGCAAAAGCTAAAGAAGTTATTGAATCATGGGCAAACGCTGAGTGGTTTACAAATAAACCAGCATTAGAAGAAGAAATTACATTAACTGTATATAAAATTCCTGGTGAAACAAATACAGATGATTTATCTCCTGCAACTGTTGCATTTACAAGAGCTGATATTCCATTACACGCAACTGCAATGTTACAATCAAGAATGGAAAAACCATTAGAAATGATGGCTTCTTTAAAAGAAAAAGGTCATCCTTTAGCATACGTTGGAGATGTTGTTGGAACTGGTTCATCAAGAAAATCAGGAATCAACTCTGTTCAATGGCATATGGGAAGAGATATTCCAGGTGTTCCTAATAAAAGAACAGGTGGTGTTGTAATTGGTTCTATTATTGCTCCAATTTTCTTTAACACTGCAGAAGATTCAGGATGTTTACCAATTCAAGCTAATGTTGATTCATTAGAAACTGGTGATGTAATCGTATTAAAACCATACGCTGGTGTAATTGAAAAAAATGGTTCAGTTGTTTCTGAATTCAAATTAGCTCCAAATACATTAACAGATGAAATGAGAGCAGGTGGAAGAATTCCATTAATTATTGGTAAAGGTTTAACTGCAAAAGCTAGAGAAGCATTAAAATTAGGTGCTTCAGATATGTTTATTGCTCCTGAACAACCAGCTGATAATGGTAAAGGATTTACTCAAGCGCAAAAAATGGTTGGAAAAGCTTGTGGTGTAGAAGGTATTAAACCAGGTATGTACGTTGAACCAATCGCTACAACTGTAGGTTCTCAAGATACAACTGGACCAATGACAAGAGATGAGATTAAAGAATTAGCAGCATTATCTTTTGGTGCTGATATGGTTATGCAATCATTCTGCCACACTGCTGCTTATCCAAAACCAGCAGATATTAAATTAAGACATACTTTACCAGATTTCATCAACTCAAGAGGTGGAGTTACACTTAAGCCAGGTGACGGTGTTATTCACTCATGGTTAAATAGATTATGTTTACCAGATACAGTAGGTACTGGTGGAGATTCTCATACAAGATTCCCAATTGGTATTTCATTCCCAGCTGGTTCAGGTCTTATTGCATTCGCAGGTGTTACAGGTATGATGCCTTTAACTATGCCAGAATCTGTATTAGTTAAATTTACAGGAAATATGCAACCAGGAATCACTTTAAGAGATTTAGTAAATGCTATTCCATATTATGCAATTAAACAAGGATTATTAACAGTTCCTAAGAAAAATAAAAAGAACATTTTTGCTGGAACAATTATTGAAATTCAAGGTTTACCAGATTTAAAAGTTGAGCAAGCATTCGAATTATCAGATGCATCAGCTGAAAGATCAGCAGCAGCTTGTTCTGTTCAATTAAATAAAGAACCAATTATTGAATACTTATCTTCTAACATTGCTTTAATTGAAAAAATGATTGAAGAAGGTTACGAAGATGCTAAAACTCTTCAAAGAAGAGCTGATAAAATGAAAGAATGGATTGCTAATCCAGAATTATTAGAGCCAGATGCAGATGCTGAGTACTTAGCTACAATCGAAATTAATTTAGATGAAATTAAAGAGCCAATCTTAGCTTGTCCAAACGATCCAGATGATGTTGCTACATTAAGTGAAATCTTAGCTGATGACAACAGACCAAAAAATATTGATGAAGTATTCGTTGGTTCTTGTATGACTAATATCGGATTATTCAGAGCTTTAGGAGAAGTATTAAAAGGTGAAGGTGTTGCTAAAGCAAAACTATGGGTTGCACCTCCTACAAAAATGGACGAAGCTCAATTAACAGAAGAAGGTTACTATGCTGCATTTGCTGCTGCAGGTGCAAGAATTGAGATTCCAGGTTGTTCATTATGTATGGGTAACCAAGCACAAGTTGGTGAAGGATCAACTGTATTCTCTACATCTACAAGAAACTTCGATAACAGACTTGGTAAAAACTCTAAAGTTTATTTAGGTTCTGCTGAAGTTGCTGCTGTTGCTGCATTATTAGGTAGATTACCATCTGTTGAAGAGTACATGAACATTGTTGCTCAAAAAATCAATGAAACAAACAAAGATGGTGTTTATAAATACTTAAACTTCCACCAAGTTTCTTCTGAGCATTTAACTACATTAGTTACTTCAAGATAA